One segment of Saprospiraceae bacterium DNA contains the following:
- the folK gene encoding 2-amino-4-hydroxy-6-hydroxymethyldihydropteridine diphosphokinase, with amino-acid sequence MQPEFAKKYINVYLGLGSNVGDRAAQLHSATQLISKNIGKVARKSHIYETQPWGNTEQEAFLNQIIMVNTMLSPRELLEKIGKIERELGRERRRDQDKWGPRSIDIDILFYGKRVVRDKGLEIPHPELHKRAFVLAPMLEIAPDLEHPLLKKPMDELFMECTDESEVVMLDIS; translated from the coding sequence ATGCAGCCTGAATTTGCCAAGAAGTACATCAATGTCTATCTCGGATTGGGAAGCAATGTGGGCGACCGTGCCGCACAGCTCCACTCCGCCACCCAATTGATTTCAAAAAACATCGGAAAAGTCGCCAGAAAAAGCCACATCTACGAAACCCAACCTTGGGGCAACACCGAGCAGGAGGCTTTTCTAAACCAGATTATCATGGTCAACACGATGCTCTCCCCGCGTGAGCTGCTCGAAAAAATCGGGAAAATCGAGCGCGAATTGGGCCGTGAACGCCGCCGAGACCAAGATAAATGGGGACCTCGAAGCATTGACATTGACATCCTTTTTTACGGCAAACGGGTGGTACGCGACAAGGGGCTGGAAATCCCGCACCCAGAGCTCCACAAACGCGCTTTCGTCTTGGCTCCAATGCTTGAAATCGCGCCCGACTTGGAACATCCCTTGCTGAAAAAGCCAATGGACGAACTGTTCATGGAGTGCACGGACGAGTCTGAGGTGGTCATGTTGGACATCAGCTGA
- a CDS encoding deoxynucleoside kinase — MEAPLSHPDTRGNQSSPSYSFIAIEGNIGAGKTTLCHRLADRFGCALVLEQFTDNPFLPFFYLQPERYAFPVELFFMTERHKQLLEHFSKPNLFHTCTVADYFFVKTLLFAKNNLSEEEFRLFQRLFGVLNSTFPKPDLLLFLHRPVDVLLRHIHKRGRDIERNISAAYLEDIQNAYLEYLKSETQTPVLVLELGKASFEHDDAVFEAIAHLLAERHPTGFAVKTL; from the coding sequence GTGGAAGCTCCACTATCTCACCCGGACACGCGGGGCAATCAATCATCTCCCTCCTATTCTTTCATCGCTATCGAGGGCAATATCGGAGCAGGCAAGACTACCTTGTGCCATCGGCTGGCCGACCGTTTTGGCTGCGCCTTGGTGCTTGAGCAATTCACCGACAACCCCTTTCTCCCTTTTTTTTACCTTCAACCCGAGCGGTATGCATTCCCAGTAGAGTTGTTTTTTATGACCGAGCGCCACAAACAACTGCTCGAGCACTTCTCCAAGCCCAACCTTTTTCACACCTGCACCGTGGCGGACTATTTTTTTGTAAAAACCCTCTTATTTGCAAAAAACAACCTTAGCGAAGAGGAATTCCGCTTGTTTCAGCGGCTCTTCGGAGTACTAAACTCCACATTCCCCAAACCAGACCTGCTGCTTTTTCTTCACCGCCCGGTGGACGTGCTGTTGCGCCACATTCACAAACGCGGACGCGACATCGAGCGCAACATCAGCGCAGCTTACCTCGAAGACATCCAGAACGCCTATCTGGAATACTTGAAATCCGAGACACAAACCCCTGTGCTCGTGCTCGAACTTGGCAAAGCGAGCTTCGAACACGATGATGCCGTTTTTGAAGCGATTGCGCACCTGCTCGCCGAACGACACCCCACAGGCTTTGCCGTGAAAACCCTGTGA